The window GGGACCGTCCCACCTTCACCCGATGAGGGGGACGGCTATCGATAGTCCACGAGTCGGGCGGTGGCGACGGATGAGTACGTTCTTACTCACGGCCACCCGACACCGATTATGACCGACCTCGGAAAGGTCGACCGCGACTTCTTCGACGAGTACATCTATCCACGTCTCGGCGCAGACCGAGACGACGTCGCGCTCGGCCCGACCCACGGCGTCGATTTCGGCCTCCTCGATATCGACGGAACCGCAGTCGCACTCGCGACGGACCCGATATCCGTGCTTCCAGCCCTCGGGTTCGACCGCGCGGGGCGGTTCGCTATCGACATCGTCCTCTCTGATATCGCCGTCTCCGGACTCGACCCCTCGCACATCGCCATCTCGTTTACCCTCCCGCCGGAGATGAGCGACGCCGAGTTCGCCGAACTCTGGAACGCGATGCACGAAGAAGCGGCGGACCTCGGCGTGAGCATCGTCACTGGCCACACCGCCCGCTACTCCGGGTGTTCGTACCCGTGGGTCGGCGGTGCCACCGCGCTGGCCGTCGGCGACCACGAAGATGTGGTCCGCCCCGACGGTGCACGACCCGGTGACGACGTTCTCGTGACGAAAGGACCCGCAGTCGAGACGACTGGCCTCTTGACGACGCTCTTCCCAGATGGATTCGACGGCCTCGACGCCGACGTTCTCGAAACCGCACAGGAACGCCTCGACGAGACGGACGCCGTCCGCGACGCGATGACCGTCTCGGCGGCCGGTGGCCGAAAGGTCCACGCGATGCACGACGCGACCGAATGTGGCGTCCACGGCGCACTCAACGAGATTGCGCAGAGCGCCGGCGTCCAACTCGAAATCGACGAGTCGAGTATCCCCTTCCGGCCGGGCGTTCGCGAGGTGTGCGACTATCTCGACATCGACCCGTGGCGAGCGACGACTGCCGGGACGCTCGTCGTCGCACTTGACCCATCCGTCACCGACGACGTGATTTCGGCGCTCGAAGCTCGTGGAACGCCTGTCGGCGTCGCGGGAACCGTCGTCGATGGCGAGGGCGTC is drawn from Haloferax litoreum and contains these coding sequences:
- a CDS encoding AIR synthase family protein → MTDLGKVDRDFFDEYIYPRLGADRDDVALGPTHGVDFGLLDIDGTAVALATDPISVLPALGFDRAGRFAIDIVLSDIAVSGLDPSHIAISFTLPPEMSDAEFAELWNAMHEEAADLGVSIVTGHTARYSGCSYPWVGGATALAVGDHEDVVRPDGARPGDDVLVTKGPAVETTGLLTTLFPDGFDGLDADVLETAQERLDETDAVRDAMTVSAAGGRKVHAMHDATECGVHGALNEIAQSAGVQLEIDESSIPFRPGVREVCDYLDIDPWRATTAGTLVVALDPSVTDDVISALEARGTPVGVAGTVVDGEGVVVDGERIEHPDVDPSWEAYERLATAATDE